From a single Nicotiana tomentosiformis chromosome 2, ASM39032v3, whole genome shotgun sequence genomic region:
- the LOC138904864 gene encoding uncharacterized protein, translated as MADQIMKRPLGIIDDVLVWVDKFILPANFVILDCEVDYEVPIIIERPFLTTGKALVDVEAGELTFRVGDEKVIFHVCKSIRQPNSNEVCSFVDLLTEVIVDDTSAMINVEDPLEVVLLNHEDDEKEGLVECANALQGM; from the coding sequence atggcggatcagaTAATGAAAAGGCcgcttggtattattgatgatgttctagtctgggtcgacaagtttattttgcctgctaattttgtgattctcgactgcgaagtagactatgaggtgcctataataATAGAGAGACCTTTCCTAACAACagggaaggcattggttgatgtggaagcaggggagctcaccttccgagtgggcgatgaaaaagttatattccacgtgtgcaaatcaattaggcaaccaaatagcaatgaagtttgctcttttgtggatcttcTGACAGAGGTGatagttgatgacacgagtgccatgatcaatgtggaagaccctttggaagttgtgttgttaaaccatgaggatgatgaaaaggaaggcttggttgaatgtgcaaatgcattgcaaggaatgtGA